CTCTTCACAACAGCCACcgttgcagcagcagcagcagtctTTCCACCAGCACCCAGGTCGTCTGGATCAGCAGCCTTATCCTGTTTATTACGTTACTGCTCCAGTCCCACCTAGGCCCTACAGTATGCCATCTGCAACTGTTAGCGAGACTCCAGGTTCTCTGTCTTCTAACCATCTCCAAGCACCTCCCAACTCTACCATGATGCCTCCACCTCCTAGCAACCACATGAGAAGTGTTACTGGTGGTAAACCTGAGATGGGACAGGCTGCTGGGATCTACACAACAGCCCCAGGTGTGGGCGGTGCTCAGATGATTCACCAGATTCCAACAAGCCAGCAGCAGTTCATGGGGTATTCGCAAATCCATCACCCACCTCAGTCTGGTTCAGCTGGGAATCCTAACTATGGATATGAATACGCTGACAATGCTCATACACAAATATACTACACCCAACCTCTGGGACACGCACAGTACCAGACAATGACCGGACCTCCACCCGCCATGGTGATGCCTGATGGTTCTGCTGCTTCTAAGCTTCCAGCTGAGAACATGACTCAACAGATCCGGACTTCACAGCCATTGTGACACACACACAACTATGAAGGTGAACCACAAAATTTTGGAGGAAGAAAACCCGGGTTGGTTTTTAAACGTATACAtatctaaattattattatttttttttttttttacaagttgCTGCATCAAAAAAGAGTCTGGCTTCGTGTTGGTTTGGTATTATGGAttatgttaaaacttaaaactgttGTCTGAGTAATTAGAAAATAAGGAAGTAGTGCTGCTTCGTGGGGTACTACATTATAGTTGCAATTGATACTGGTGGTGCTCTTACCATTTTCCTGGATCATATATCATATTATTATCATTCattttatattgtaaatgtATCTCTCCTTGATCATcgctctttttttgttttcctacttGTTGGAGACTTAAGAAGGCTCTAATATTGTTTAGAAATACCCAGAGATTTAAGACACATGAGATTCTGAGATGTATAACATGTAATATTTGGAAGAAtgtatgtcttcttcttcgtcgtttCTTCTTTCCTATCCATGGGAGCATAAGTACAGACATGAATCCATGTTGTGTGGTCTTGCAAAAGTACACACAACCCTACAACTTCTCAGACAAGGTGTGGGTGAAAAAGGTAGTGACAAAGTTGACCTGTCTTCTAATTTAGCAACATAACTATCTCTTTTGAAAGAGAGAGCATTTTGTGTAATTCACGTAACACCAGACCCAAACCTTTCCCTCTCTCTACCCATACTTTCGATTCAGGATATTTTACTCTTGCACTACACTGTTCTTTCACAAACAACACAGAGCATTGATTGAAGTACCGGCTGATATTTTTTCTGGCAGAGTTCACTGAGTGGAGGGAgatatgtatttttgtgattttgtgcaTCAGAAGCATTGAAGTACCGGCTGGCTCGGTTGGGTTACAAAATCTGAACTAAATCTCTCTGTGGTCAGCTCCCCATCCCTTGCATCAAACCAACTGTATCTTAAATGGGTTCTTCTTGTCGTCTGTCTATTTCATGTCTGCAAttctgtctttttctttcttaaactctTCTAACACTCTTTCAGCATCAGCTTCATGCTATAAATCTTTATCAATGTGCTCTCTTTTTCTCATCCTACTTTCCCTTCTCTGCATCTTTAGACATAACGAAGCATCAGGCAATGGACCCAAACACACCTGCAGACTTCTTCCAAGGATCTTCCAAGTTTCACACATATTACTCACATACCAAGAAGGGTGGTGGGGTAATCGATCTAGGTCTCAGCCTTAGGACCATACAACATGAAACTTACCTCCCATCGGGACAAAGTGAGATTCTTTGCTGAAACGTTATGCTTTCATCTCACTGTTAGTTACTTTTCTTCATCCTTACTTTACTTGGTATCTTCAATATCTACATGTGAATCAAAGTGATAGGTGTTGACGGGTATGGAGATCTCATAGACTGGTCGCAGACCAGATATAGCAGCAATACACAGCTGAAGAGTGAGGAAACTAGAAACCGAAGACTTTCTGAAGAATATTACAATGATGAAAAAGAGAGCAGAAGAAAATTGAATTATGTAAAGGTAAATCTAGATGGCCTAGTGGTGGGCCGCAAGGTTTGCCTTCTTAGTCAAGGAAATTACTCAACTCTTGCTCTTCAGCTTGACGATATGTTTGGTAAGCCGTGTTCTTATCCCCAAAGCTTCCAGCTACTAGTATGTTTCAAAAACTTTCGCCACATCAATTTGAATTTGCAGGGATGCAGACCACCGTGTCAGGACTGAGGCTGTTCCAGACTGAGTCTGAGTTCTCTTTGGTCTACAGAGACATGGAAGGTATCTGGAGGAATGTTGGGGACGTTCCATGGAAGTAAGCTCTTCCACTTTctctatacaatttttttagtaaatcaCTTTTGTAATTTGCCTGAAACTCAATAGAGAGTTTGTCGAAAGCGTGGATCGGATGAGAATTGCAAGAAGAAACCATGTTCTTCCTCCCTTTTAAGCTTTTTAAGTCGAAGCTTCTCTCTTCCAGGGCGTTCACTGTTTTATCTAAGATTCAAATTAGCTCAGTTGTGGTTCTAATATTTAACATCTGATGTACCGGAAACTTTAAGCTATAAAAACGATTATGAAGTGAGGCACAACTTAATTAATAACCACTAACAAAGACgggacaaaaaaacaaaaacaaaaacggtAACCACATCAGCATCGTCAGGTGCAAATGCTCCAAGTGATTGCAGCTTCATCTTTTAAAACAAGCTTTATGTGCATATCTCTAGATGTCTCAATCGCCAGCCACAGGTAATCTGTCGAGAGTATCAGAAACGTGCCTCATGGTAGGCCTTTTCTCTGGACTGCTATTTACGCAACTGATCGCAATCTTGAGAACAGCGACAATCTCGTCTTCCTTATTTGCCTCAGGATCCAAACAAGGATCAAGAACATCACATAATGGTTTCTTCTCCTCAATGCATACTTGTATCAATCGAACTATATCCATTTCCGATGTCCCCACCTCCATTGCCGGAGACTTACCCGCTATCAGTTCCAGTAATATGATCCCAAAAGAGTAAACATCCCACTTCTGTGATGGTTTTACCATCTTGAGAGTCTCGGGTGCCTGGTAGTAGGATCCAGACGAAGAGTGAGCAGTGAACTCCGAAGATACACTCTTGTGATGGTGTTGTTGCCTCTCTTGCGGCTGTTGATCCGTTTGGATGATTCTGTTAGACTGTATGGTCGGAGAAGAACCTCCAGCAATGTTAGCCAACCGTGCAAGTCCAAAATCAGAGATCTTAGGTTCCATGTCTTGTCCGATGAGAATGTTGCTGGGCTTGAGGTCTCCATGGACGTATTTTTTTGGACTGAACTCATGGAGATAAACAAGCCCTGTCGCAATCCCTTTCACTATCCTCAGCCGTTCAGACCACGTCAAGGGAGCATTAGTCACCATGCCTGGCTTTCCTGCACAGGcacatatatattagaaatagTGACTTAACATGATGTAGTCGAAGGGTGCATCTCGAAATAAGAAAAAGAGCGACTCACCGTGGAGGGCGGTTGCGAGGTTACCGTTGGGAACATAGTCGTAGATGAGAAGCTTCTCATCCACAGACCAATAATAAGCTCGAAGACCAGCAATGTTAGGATGTCTCAGTTTCCCAATGGCTTCAACTTCTGTCTGAAACTCCTTGAATCTCTGAGACCCTCCTTCACCTAATCTCCGGACGGCCAGTGTGAGACCGTTCTCTAGAACCACTTTGTACACAATCCCGATTCCGCTCTTCCCTAGAACAAAGGCTGACGCTTTTAGTAGCTCCTCCAGGTTAAACACTACCTGAGCGTCAAGGGCCACAATGTCGCAATGCTCTACGTTTTCAGATAGCGTTTCAGATTCGTCTTTCCGGAAACACAGACATTCTGCAGCCCTTTTCTTGGATTCTTTATCGAATCCGAACTGGTTCTCGCGGTTGCAAGGACAGAACTTTGAGTAGCAGTAAGTGAAAAGCAAACCCACGAGGCAGATACCTATAACGTCGCAGAGAACAATGGCAATGACGGCGCTTTtgctcaaaccacttgacttttGTTTGGCTTCAGAGTTGCTATCCGAATCTTCGGGCGGGTTGTTGCTTGGGATAAAAGGGTAAGAGGCATTGAGGCCGGGTTCATATCCTGGGCAAAGGTCTTTCAATGGCGGGCCGCATAGCCCAGTGTTGCCGATAAACGCCGTTGGTCCTCTGTTCATAAGAGCACCAGTTTGAGGAATGGGACCGGAGAGATTGTTGAAAGTGAGATCAATGTAAACCTTTTCAGGAAGATCTCCCAGCGCAGGTGGGATTGAACCGGTGAAGTGATTATGAGAGAAATCAGCAGTTCCTTGTAGATTAGAGAGGTTTCCGATGTCACTAGGGATCGAACCGTTGATTTGGTTGAAGGCGAGGTCGAGTTTCTCCAGAGAGACGAACGCTGAGCCAAACCCATCAGGCAAAGGACCAGACAGATTGTTGCGGCTGACATCGAGTGTTCTCAACCTGCTGCATTGCAGAATCGAAGGCGGTAGCGACCCGTTGAAGAGGTTCTGCGACAAATCTAATGTCTGAAGAAGCTTAAGCCTACCGATCTCGTCCGACAAGGACCCATCAAAGGAATTGCCGTAAAGGACTAAACTTTGGAGTCCTTGAAGCTCGAAAAGCTGAACAGGCAACGACCCATAAAACCTATTGCTCCGGAGATTCAAGTGACGGAGACTGGAGAGAAACCCTAGAGACGAAGGGAgagaaccgtaaaggctcttCCTTGGAATGCTTAGAGACACCACCCTGAGTTCTTTGCAAGTAACACCGTTCCACGAACATGCGTCCTCGTCCGATGAGTTCCAATTGCTGAGGGAACCGGTAGGATCATCGTGGACGCTCTGCTTGAACGTTAGGAGCGCGAAGCCCTCGTCGTTTAAGCCACTAACAGTCACATGGGGGATGTAGTTGTAGTTGCAGAGAAGAGCAACGATGATTATCAGCAAAGCCAACATTTCAGATgcaaaattagaacaaaaagaCGAGAGGTAAGAACCACTTTGTACAAGAGAGTGATATAGAGTCCTGATAGTGATGGAGTAAAGAGTAAagtataaagaagaaacaaaagataccTTCGTTGAAGAAAAAGGAGGAAGAAAGGAtacaaaaggaagagagagagggagagagagctctgtttttttttctattttcttgcaTTGGGAGAAGAGaagcagcaaaaaaaaagaaatgaccAAGTTTGTGAGAAAAGAGGTGAAAGTTGGACAAAAGAGAAGCCCATGGCGGACTAATCCATACGCTAATTTGTCCACTAATGCATTTCTTTACTGATTAACATCTCTCTGTCGTTTCTTAGCTCCTTTTGACCAAAATTATAATcgttataaaattaaatcttagtgtaaaaactaaaaatgttagttcagaactttttttattcaaatagtAGAAAcatccttttaaaaaaattaaaataccttTCGTCAGGATTATTGTTTTATTCTGAAAAGTATTATATTGGTCCTTTGATTGATGTGTCAAGTGTCAATTCTGGTAAACATTTACAGTGTTTGTCTTTTTCTAATCCAATCAACCTTCTCAATATTGAAACCAATACAACTTTAATTACCATTAAAGTATCATTTTATGAATCATAGATAATGTGGCTcacaaaatgcaaaaaaaaaaaatctttttgtttctctcccaACGAAAAGTTTGTCCTAGCCGTCAACGAaaaatctttttgttgttgttgtttagttcATCGCTTCTTTTAACTCATGGATTTCGGTGGAGAATGGCTTCACTTTGGCTGAGACGGCAGATCTTTACGGCGGAGCTTGCGAGTTTCGTCGACGGCCAGCTTCTCCTGAGAGAGTTGTTTCTTAGGTCTTTTAGATCTattatttggaagatttttcagaattttgagTTTCATGGTGATTCCCAAAATTGCTCACGAATTTGTGGTTGTGGTCTCCTTTGTTTCTTGAGCTCGGTAAGCTGACCTTCTGGTCTCTTCTTCGCCGTTGTTTAGAGCTAAGTGGAACCGTTTtagtttgtttcaatttcttGGGTTAGTTGTTTAAGTAGTTGTTTGGCCTTGGAATGGGGaatcttttggttttgcttCGAGTTTTGATTTGGGTTTGAGGAGGCGGTTGGAAGTGTCAAAATGCAGAGAAGATGTTAGCAATTCCAGATCAGGTAGATCCACGGTATGACTCGAAGAATAAGGTATCTTCTTTGCTAGGTCTTTCCCATAGTTCATGTGATGTTCGATTTGAAGCCGTCAGTGTTGTGTGGTTTTGATTGCGTTACCCGCCCAGCCTTTACCTTCCTATCACCCTTGTTTATCTCACCCTACCTTTGATTCCCAGAAGGCTCCTTCCCTATCTAAGTTTAGGCTCCGTTTTGTTTGAAGAAATTCTAGTCTCCTTTGTCTGCAGATGGTTCTTCTCATTGTTGTGGCTTGTTGTGGTTGATAGCTTTCTCGAACTTTCCtcttgtttggtttctttgagAGGTTAGACTTCGCTCCTTGTCTTGCTTTGCAGATCTGTTTAGATTTGATTGTGTTAGGCTTCTATCTAGACGTTATGGGACGTTGTAGTCGTCGTCGTCGTATCCGGAAATGTTCGAGTCTTGTTTGTCGGGTTATGAAGTTCTTGGTTCTTGTGTTGAGGTATTGGCTCTCTTCTTGATAGGAGGTGGTGGTTGTTATTGTGGGATTGGTTGTGGGCATCCTTAGTAAAAATCAACTACAAGAGcttcagaagaagaatctttgCTTTTTGAGACTAGTTTATTTCTTAAAGGTTTTGTCTAGATTGCCTTTGTTGTTAGTTCTTGGGTTGGTCTTCTTTCCAAagttaaatttgtttgttttgttgtttgcttctttgTATGTTTCACTTATGCTTCCGGGGATTTCTACTCGTCCGTCGGCTTTGTTTTCCCTTGTTTTGGCTTTAGACTCCGGGGAAATTTTATCTTCCGCCGGCTCAAGTTATATTTCACAATGTATTCCACCTAGTTTATTAATAttatcagatgacaaaaaaaattaataaaaaaaataaagataatgtGGCTGTAGCAGGAAACTCCCCAAAAATACCAGCTGTtacatacagtaaaacctctaaaaattaataatgttgggaccaagacattttattaatttatagtgatattaatttatctataaattaataattattaatttatagtgtaaactaataattattaatttatagatatatttttaatagtttaacttttaaaaattatgaatttagacaattttaacaataatttcagaaattcaaaattttatggtattggaattgaatttgtaatatttagaaaacattattaacaataaattacaaatacaatagataaattcacttatacacatgacatacataaaattaaatttatgaaaaataatatagattgttgtattttaatagtcaatcaaactatcaaaatgtaaatgatggatatctaaaaattgaaaacttaaaaaaatatagctatatttatgacatgttacaaaatattttatatcattataatttgaaaatacaacataacagttgttttgtagatatgagctttaggagaaacatacattatattttttttcgttacatacattatatatatatatatataaatttacatgattattaatttataatattattggaaccatattttatatggggatttcagaaaaattattatcttattattttatcgaattttgttattttttacgtTGGTCCGACTTGGGActgacaaaatttattaatttatagtatttattaatttatatagtattaatttatagaggttttagtgTATTACTAGACCATACTGCTAAAATTTACAGTACTCAAACAGTACATTACATATGCGTTGATTGGTTAACAGCAGTCagtaattgaagaaaaaaaccattttaaGTAAAGTTTGTTTAAATtagcattgattgattgaaCTAACTAATGTAACgtttgagagagagatgtaaCGTGGAGATTCCAATTATTATTACTAGAGAACGTCACCATAATGGGATACCACGCTCCTTGTTTCTTTATTCCCCAAGCTTCCGTAGGTCATTTGCAATCTCCTtatattttagagtcaaaactctatttttttcgGTCGGAAAGAATCAAAATTCTATTATAAAATGATATTTGCTCTAaaattattctatattttacttaaaaataaaaaaaataatgatattgttCTATATTTAGAGTAACTCTATTTTCAATTGTAGTTTTTATACTacctctattttagagtcaaatatAAAGTAACACATTGGAGAAAAATATACTCtatattagagaaaaagaataaaaatatacattggaAATGATCTTAGTTCTATATCTTTAGTTCTTTACTTTACTTTATATATCTTTAGTTCTTTACTTTACCACATAAGTACCATTTAAGAAATAAATCACAGCTCATCATGATATACATAAGTTGTCAGGATTCACAATACCATTACATCTTTAAAGAGAAATAGAGGGAGACTAGTTTTTTTGAAGGAagaaa
The sequence above is drawn from the Camelina sativa cultivar DH55 chromosome 4, Cs, whole genome shotgun sequence genome and encodes:
- the LOC104779419 gene encoding auxin-responsive protein IAA32-like isoform X3: MDPNTPADFFQGSSKFHTYYSHTKKGGGVIDLGLSLRTIQHETYLPSGQMIGVDGYGDLIDWSQTRYSSNTQLKSEETRNRRLSEEYYNDEKESRRKLNYVKVNLDGLVVGRKVCLLSQGNYSTLALQLDDMFGMQTTVSGLRLFQTESEFSLVYRDMEGIWRNVGDVPWK
- the LOC104779419 gene encoding auxin-responsive protein IAA32-like isoform X2 yields the protein MDPNTPADFFQGSSKFHTYYSHTKKGGGVIDLGLSLRTIQHETYLPSGQSVDGYGDLIDWSQTRYSSNTQLKSEETRNRRLSEEYYNDEKESRRKLNYVKVNLDGLVVGRKVCLLSQGNYSTLALQLDDMFGMQTTVSGLRLFQTESEFSLVYRDMEGIWRNVGDVPWKEFVESVDRMRIARRNHVLPPF
- the LOC104779420 gene encoding receptor protein kinase-like protein ZAR1, which codes for MLALLIIIVALLCNYNYIPHVTVSGLNDEGFALLTFKQSVHDDPTGSLSNWNSSDEDACSWNGVTCKELRVVSLSIPRKSLYGSLPSSLGFLSSLRHLNLRSNRFYGSLPVQLFELQGLQSLVLYGNSFDGSLSDEIGRLKLLQTLDLSQNLFNGSLPPSILQCSRLRTLDVSRNNLSGPLPDGFGSAFVSLEKLDLAFNQINGSIPSDIGNLSNLQGTADFSHNHFTGSIPPALGDLPEKVYIDLTFNNLSGPIPQTGALMNRGPTAFIGNTGLCGPPLKDLCPGYEPGLNASYPFIPSNNPPEDSDSNSEAKQKSSGLSKSAVIAIVLCDVIGICLVGLLFTYCYSKFCPCNRENQFGFDKESKKRAAECLCFRKDESETLSENVEHCDIVALDAQVVFNLEELLKASAFVLGKSGIGIVYKVVLENGLTLAVRRLGEGGSQRFKEFQTEVEAIGKLRHPNIAGLRAYYWSVDEKLLIYDYVPNGNLATALHGKPGMVTNAPLTWSERLRIVKGIATGLVYLHEFSPKKYVHGDLKPSNILIGQDMEPKISDFGLARLANIAGGSSPTIQSNRIIQTDQQPQERQQHHHKSVSSEFTAHSSSGSYYQAPETLKMVKPSQKWDVYSFGIILLELIAGKSPAMEVGTSEMDIVRLIQVCIEEKKPLCDVLDPCLDPEANKEDEIVAVLKIAISCVNSSPEKRPTMRHVSDTLDRLPVAGD
- the LOC104779419 gene encoding auxin-responsive protein IAA32-like isoform X1, whose amino-acid sequence is MDPNTPADFFQGSSKFHTYYSHTKKGGGVIDLGLSLRTIQHETYLPSGQMIGVDGYGDLIDWSQTRYSSNTQLKSEETRNRRLSEEYYNDEKESRRKLNYVKVNLDGLVVGRKVCLLSQGNYSTLALQLDDMFGMQTTVSGLRLFQTESEFSLVYRDMEGIWRNVGDVPWKEFVESVDRMRIARRNHVLPPF